In Amphiura filiformis chromosome 1, Afil_fr2py, whole genome shotgun sequence, the following are encoded in one genomic region:
- the LOC140155102 gene encoding membrane frizzled-related protein-like produces the protein MNYVPCQPDEFLCSSGYGCLEQHLVCDSVPQCLYESDELGCNLCGDKFVQIGPNTDIFNITSPFYPKQFSLTLDCSWQLTTSTPGSFKIIIQDLDTSAHHDELYIGPANATILYDVDGQEESKKYMDSLNELKILIFTGRKHPKSLVLHTNELKMGWDSSIWSAGGRGFWIDVSWTVENASCESDEFVCPVGLGYMCLHLHQKCDGLPLCPYDYDELDCGNCGARNIYLQPDVPLNFTSPLYPANYPSNLNCKWTFIATETMVILVQIHEFGLERGFDFLTVGDGDVLGENVIGRLTGNIKLKSFTSAKENLWMELTTDKTGNWLGFRLLFSEIKPVEIKDVCKASAFDCGSGFCLDSAAQCDGFIDCVINRNDEKHCSDIQCPGSYPCQKVSGANISTCVNIEEVCDGDIDCSAGDDEIQCDIKRCPTNCECEYQQDILQVICANGWSQATIAGVARTTNAIDLSQNPLTILESSMFEDLPLLEEL, from the exons ATGAATTATG TTCCTTGTCAACCAGATGAATTTCTTTGTTCATCGGGATATGGATGTCTTGAGCAGCATTTAGTATGTGATAGCGTACCACAGTGCCTATACGAGTCAGACGAACTTGGTTGTA ATCTTTGTGGTGATAAATTCGTTCAGATTGGACCAAACACTGACATTTTCAACATCACCTCGCCATTTTATCCCAAGCAGTTTTCTCTAACTCTTGATTGTTCTTGGCAGCTGACAACATCTACTCCTGGAAGTTTCAAAATTATAATCCAAGATCTTGACACATCGGCTCACCATGACGAACTCTACATCGGACCCGCTAATGCTACCATCTTATATGATGTGGACGGCCAAGAGGAGTCAAAGAAATACATGGACTCGTTGAAtgagttgaaaattttgatttttacaggaAGAAAACATCCCAAATCGCTTGTTTTACACACTAATGAGCTTAAGATGGGATGGGATTCTTCCATTTGGTCTGCAGGTGGTAGAGGCTTTTGGATTGATGTATCTTGGACGGTTGAAAATG CTTCGTGTGAGTCTGATGAATTCGTATGTCCTGTTGGACTTGGCTACATGTGTCTTCATCTCCATCAGAAATGTGATGGGTTGCCTTTGTGTCCGTACGACTACGACGAACTGGATTGTG GTAATTGCGGAGCAAGGAATATTTATCTCCAACCAGACGTGCCTCTTAACTTTACTTCTCCGTTATACCCTGCGAACTATCCATCAAATCTGAACTGCAAGTGGACATTCATCGCTACTGAAACTATGGTCATTCTGGTGCAAATTCATGAATTCGGTTTAGAAAGAGGGTTTGACTTTCTGACCGTTGGCGATGGTGATGTTCTTGGGGAAAACGTGATTGGTCGATTGACTGGGAATATTAAATTGAAGTCGTTTACGTCTGCCAAGGAAAACTTGTGGATGGAGTTAACTACTGATAAAACTGGCAACTGGTTAGGATTTCGACTGCTGTTTTCTGAGATCAAGCCCGTTGAAATAAAAG ATGTTTGTAAAGCCTCTGCGTTTGATTGTGGCTCAGGATTTTGTCTGGATTCTGCTGCCCAGTGTGACGGATTCATCGATTGCGTCATCAACAGAAACGACGAAAAGCATTGTA GTGACATTCAGTGTCCTGGATCATACCCATGTCAAAAGGTTTCAGGTGCCAACATATCAACGTGTGTGAATATAGAAGAAGTATGCGATGGTGACATTGATTGTTCAGCAGGGGACGATGAAATACAATGTG ATATAAAAAGATGTCCTACAAATTGTGAATGTGAATACCAGCAAGACATTCTGCAAGTGATTTGTGCAAACGGATGGTCCCAAGCTACTATTGCTGGTGTCGCAAGAACAACTAATGCTAT AGACCTGTCGCAGAATCCATTGACCATATTAGAGAGTAGTATGTTTGAAGATTTGCCTTTACTGGAAGAACTGTAA